A window from Methanomassiliicoccus sp. encodes these proteins:
- a CDS encoding cyclase family protein, with product MIVLLSYPITGRTPLFPGTAPVELGTDDGPERPTPVSTVVRFNAHSGTHIDAPRHFCPLGLTVQEAIGPINEYATVLCLDVPAEGTMALTEGHLPHMPASHQVDGVLIRTGTHRRRADAQAYSADHPFLTSPLTRHLVEWFPRLRILGIDCVSLAHPDHVDEGAEVHRALLCRDRPILILEDMDLSYNGLARTSFRLIVVPVLHDRLDGTPAVVLAILPDPWSEEQVVQLEGGKKDKERDGDDHGGNSRPGRPDPGR from the coding sequence ATGATCGTGCTGCTTTCGTATCCCATCACCGGACGGACCCCGCTGTTCCCCGGAACAGCGCCGGTGGAACTAGGCACAGATGATGGTCCTGAGCGTCCCACGCCGGTGTCCACCGTGGTCCGCTTCAACGCCCATTCGGGCACCCACATCGATGCTCCCAGACATTTCTGTCCGCTAGGGTTGACAGTCCAAGAGGCGATCGGGCCGATCAACGAATACGCCACAGTCCTGTGCCTCGATGTGCCGGCCGAAGGCACTATGGCGCTGACTGAGGGGCATCTCCCTCACATGCCCGCCTCTCATCAGGTGGACGGCGTCCTCATCCGGACCGGCACTCATCGGCGCCGTGCAGATGCTCAGGCATACAGTGCGGACCACCCGTTTCTCACATCCCCTCTGACCCGCCATCTGGTAGAGTGGTTCCCCCGCCTGAGGATACTGGGCATCGACTGCGTATCTCTCGCTCACCCCGATCATGTCGATGAAGGAGCCGAGGTGCACAGGGCTCTTCTCTGCAGGGATCGGCCGATTCTCATCCTGGAGGATATGGACCTTTCATACAACGGCCTCGCTCGAACGTCGTTCAGGCTCATCGTCGTCCCCGTGCTGCACGACCGGCTCGATGGCACTCCGGCGGTCGTGCTTGCCATCCTTCCTGATCCTTGGTCAGAAGAGCAGGTCGTACAGTTAGAAGGAGGCAAAAAAGACAAAGAACGAGATGGCGACGACCATGGCGGCAATAGTCGCCCTGGACGGCCTGACCCAGGGCGGTAG
- a CDS encoding VWA domain-containing protein has translation MTEAGGVRWRKAVNDDSVRLVTGRPRRLPRKKREEIAAILAQELLGTREVVDVRRHAGRYGSFHVILRALRPTEEWGRLRDMAARSDIIAALSLRHAIGAVLDILDRTTPLPAGTPAEQSLNGLIALTQVAWQRGASVSVDNLARAVEEFDAADERGEARDVLVQALHARLAGVVEEMQHYMEMLAMMKQMLPSGDDETFIEEVFLEYMRNIDRMNALLKRSRDIQQVIDLMGKLDVEYGAHQDRAKSFAPSEAYDLGLSSDLRHVLPVELLKLKVPILRVLFFSQLLEGNLLTYELRGLNWNDAPEKRKKGPIIALIDASGSMGGQPELIAKAFILMLAKRMEREGRDIKVILFAASDWKLEINLADKMKVAKSLLDTMCLSFEGYTDFNSALRLGLEAVKGDKWNGADVLFFTDGESKVSDEGLVREWNDFKKRTSSRIFTLIVNNVNAGGLEKVSDKIWTLPTGTWDVEGSPSSIIKLVARG, from the coding sequence ATGACCGAAGCAGGCGGGGTGCGCTGGCGCAAGGCGGTCAACGATGATTCGGTCAGGCTGGTGACCGGAAGGCCCAGACGCCTCCCCCGGAAGAAGCGGGAGGAGATCGCGGCCATTCTGGCCCAGGAGCTACTAGGCACCCGCGAGGTAGTCGACGTCCGCCGGCACGCCGGTCGTTACGGTTCCTTCCACGTCATCCTCAGGGCGCTGAGGCCCACCGAGGAATGGGGTCGGCTCAGGGACATGGCCGCGAGGAGCGACATAATCGCCGCCCTCTCCCTGCGCCACGCCATCGGCGCCGTGCTGGACATCCTGGATCGCACCACCCCCCTGCCGGCGGGGACTCCGGCGGAACAGAGCCTCAACGGTCTCATCGCCCTCACTCAGGTCGCCTGGCAGAGAGGGGCATCGGTAAGCGTCGATAACTTGGCCAGGGCGGTGGAGGAGTTCGATGCCGCCGATGAGCGGGGAGAGGCTCGCGACGTCCTGGTCCAGGCCCTCCACGCCCGCCTGGCCGGAGTGGTGGAGGAAATGCAGCATTACATGGAGATGCTGGCCATGATGAAGCAGATGCTCCCCTCCGGCGACGACGAGACCTTCATCGAGGAGGTATTCCTCGAGTACATGCGCAACATCGATCGGATGAACGCGCTACTAAAGCGGAGCAGGGACATCCAGCAGGTGATCGACCTCATGGGGAAGTTGGACGTGGAGTATGGGGCACACCAGGACCGCGCCAAGAGCTTCGCCCCTTCGGAGGCGTACGATCTCGGGCTATCCAGCGACCTCCGTCACGTTCTCCCGGTCGAGCTCCTCAAGCTCAAGGTCCCCATCCTCAGAGTCCTATTCTTCTCCCAGCTGCTGGAAGGGAACCTGCTGACCTACGAACTCCGGGGGCTCAACTGGAACGACGCGCCGGAGAAGCGGAAGAAGGGGCCGATCATCGCCCTCATCGACGCCTCAGGCTCCATGGGCGGGCAGCCGGAGCTGATCGCCAAAGCTTTCATCCTCATGCTGGCAAAGCGCATGGAGCGGGAGGGAAGAGACATCAAGGTCATCCTCTTCGCCGCCTCCGACTGGAAGCTGGAGATCAACCTGGCGGACAAGATGAAGGTGGCCAAGAGCCTCCTGGACACCATGTGCCTCAGTTTCGAAGGTTACACCGACTTCAATTCCGCGCTGCGCCTCGGGCTGGAAGCGGTCAAGGGGGATAAGTGGAACGGCGCGGACGTGCTGTTCTTCACCGACGGCGAGTCCAAAGTATCCGACGAAGGGCTGGTCCGGGAGTGGAACGACTTCAAGAAGCGGACCAGCTCCAGGATCTTCACCCTCATAGTGAACAACGTGAACGCGGGGGGCCTGGAGAAAGTATCCGATAAGATATGGACGCTCCCCACTGGTACCTGGGACGTCGAGGGCAGCCCGTCCAGCATCATAAAATTGGTGGCCCGGGGCTGA
- a CDS encoding TATA-box-binding protein, with protein sequence MDITNYEIQNIVASASLGCELDLSKLVQSMPGSEYNPESFPGLVFRLKQPKTATLLFRSGKLVCTGAKTLKHVQIAVDKVTESVRGAGVKVEKSPTVEVQNIVASSNLESPINLASVVITLGLERVEYEPEVFPGLVYRMDDPKVVILLFGSGRLVCTGARRPEDVGVAVEKLAEELRQAELLAL encoded by the coding sequence ATAGATATAACGAACTACGAGATACAGAACATTGTGGCGTCGGCGAGCCTAGGCTGTGAACTCGACCTCAGCAAGCTTGTCCAGTCCATGCCAGGATCCGAGTACAACCCCGAGTCGTTCCCCGGATTAGTCTTCCGTTTGAAGCAGCCCAAGACCGCTACCCTGCTGTTCCGCAGCGGCAAGCTGGTGTGCACCGGGGCAAAGACGCTCAAGCATGTCCAGATCGCTGTGGACAAGGTCACCGAGAGCGTGAGGGGTGCAGGCGTCAAGGTCGAGAAATCGCCGACCGTGGAGGTACAGAACATCGTGGCCTCGTCCAACCTGGAGAGTCCCATCAATCTCGCCTCGGTGGTCATCACCCTCGGCCTGGAACGGGTGGAGTACGAGCCGGAGGTGTTCCCCGGCCTCGTGTACCGCATGGACGATCCCAAGGTGGTCATCCTGCTGTTCGGCTCCGGCAGGCTGGTGTGCACCGGGGCGAGAAGACCGGAGGATGTGGGGGTCGCCGTGGAGAAGCTCGCCGAGGAGCTGCGGCAGGCTGAGCTCTTGGCACTGTAG
- a CDS encoding AAA family ATPase — protein MTSKIQILSEELNRNFKERDDEIAGSLLAMISGEHVLFIGPPGTAKSMLAREMCGCIRGGNFFYYLLTRFTTPDEIFGPLSLASLQADIFSRKIGGYLPSANVSFLDEIFKANSSILNSLLTILNERRYHNGSEILEVPLISVFGASNELPEENESLEALYDRFLFRYYIGYVQDETNFVELIMGHAEDFAPSVRLALDEIWEIQREAGSVPIDNDVLDSLVTLRKEFRSTGVSVSDRRWKKMVWVMKVAAHAIGREHVDKTFLPILQHMLWNRPEERVTLRKRLLEMAVAGGINIEREQKDLRDLHASAVLAKDFVLPLEATCTSCEKVFTAWKELVDHVSIHPDHAYTLPGVDGLYQVRKHRVSPRLLPNLVELFDSRGETVKLSLTVKDRELYLGEVEDFEEELGNLEGDLGRERAALLERLGSNIWLTPKDREDILAQYDTKTMAMSEMKRLLVDTRRIVLSEDVVEP, from the coding sequence ATGACCTCGAAGATCCAGATCCTCAGCGAGGAGCTCAACCGCAATTTCAAGGAGCGCGACGATGAGATCGCCGGTTCCCTCCTGGCCATGATCTCCGGGGAGCACGTGTTGTTCATCGGGCCCCCAGGCACGGCGAAGAGCATGCTTGCCAGGGAGATGTGCGGGTGCATCAGGGGGGGTAACTTCTTCTACTATCTGCTAACCAGGTTCACCACTCCGGACGAGATATTCGGTCCCTTGTCCCTGGCCTCCCTCCAGGCAGACATCTTCAGCCGCAAGATCGGTGGTTATCTGCCGTCGGCCAACGTGTCGTTCCTGGATGAGATATTCAAGGCTAACTCTTCGATCCTTAACTCACTGCTCACCATCCTCAACGAGCGCCGGTACCATAACGGCTCGGAGATCCTCGAAGTTCCCCTGATCTCGGTGTTCGGGGCGTCCAACGAGCTGCCGGAGGAGAACGAGTCCTTGGAAGCGCTCTACGACCGCTTCCTGTTCCGCTACTACATCGGGTACGTGCAGGACGAGACCAACTTTGTCGAATTGATCATGGGCCACGCCGAGGACTTCGCTCCCTCGGTGCGGCTGGCGCTCGACGAGATCTGGGAGATCCAGAGGGAAGCGGGCAGCGTGCCCATCGACAACGACGTCCTCGATTCACTGGTGACCCTGAGGAAAGAGTTCCGTTCCACCGGGGTCAGCGTGTCTGATCGGCGGTGGAAGAAGATGGTATGGGTCATGAAGGTGGCCGCCCACGCCATCGGGCGGGAGCATGTGGACAAGACCTTCCTGCCCATCCTGCAGCACATGCTGTGGAACCGCCCTGAGGAGCGCGTTACCCTGAGGAAGCGGCTGCTGGAGATGGCGGTGGCCGGGGGCATCAACATCGAGCGGGAGCAGAAGGACCTCCGGGACCTTCATGCCTCGGCGGTGCTGGCCAAGGATTTCGTTCTCCCGCTGGAGGCGACCTGCACATCATGCGAGAAGGTGTTCACTGCCTGGAAGGAACTGGTCGACCATGTGTCCATACATCCAGACCATGCTTACACCCTGCCGGGCGTGGATGGTCTTTATCAGGTGCGGAAGCACCGCGTCTCGCCGCGCCTCCTGCCCAACCTAGTGGAGCTGTTCGACTCCCGGGGGGAGACGGTCAAGCTCAGTCTAACCGTCAAGGACCGGGAGCTGTACCTCGGCGAGGTGGAAGACTTCGAGGAGGAGCTCGGGAACCTGGAGGGTGATCTCGGGAGGGAGCGGGCCGCGCTTTTGGAGCGTTTGGGCAGCAACATCTGGCTCACCCCGAAGGACCGTGAGGACATCCTCGCCCAGTATGACACAAAAACGATGGCAATGAGCGAGATGAAGAGGCTGCTCGTCGACACCCGGAGGATCGTCCTCTCAGAGGACGTGGTGGAACCCTGA